From Enhydrobacter sp., the proteins below share one genomic window:
- the thiE gene encoding thiamine phosphate synthase: MVSRLYLISPERIDHPSIFAGELRAALDGGDVAAFQLRLKGVDDAAIARVADTLRPVCQQRDVAFIMNDRPDLAVKLDCDGVHVGQEDMSCAEARRIVGPDRQVGVTCKASRHLAMEAAEAGADYVAFGAFFPSTTKTVTTPADPAILRWWNELFEIPCVAIGGITVDNCRPLVEAGADFLAVAGGVWNHKNGPQAAVRAFNALFAGPP, translated from the coding sequence TTGGTCTCGCGTCTCTATCTGATCTCGCCCGAGCGGATCGATCATCCGTCGATCTTCGCGGGAGAGCTACGCGCGGCGCTCGACGGCGGCGACGTCGCGGCCTTCCAGCTGCGCTTGAAGGGCGTCGACGACGCGGCGATCGCGAGGGTGGCCGACACGCTCCGGCCGGTCTGCCAGCAGCGTGACGTCGCCTTCATCATGAACGACCGGCCCGATCTCGCGGTCAAGCTCGACTGCGACGGCGTGCATGTCGGCCAGGAGGACATGTCCTGTGCCGAGGCCCGCCGCATCGTGGGTCCCGACCGCCAGGTCGGCGTCACCTGCAAGGCGTCGCGCCACCTCGCCATGGAGGCGGCCGAAGCCGGCGCCGACTACGTCGCTTTCGGCGCTTTCTTTCCCTCGACGACCAAGACCGTCACCACACCGGCCGATCCGGCGATCCTGCGCTGGTGGAACGAACTGTTCGAGATCCCCTGCGTGGCGATCGGCGGCATCACCGTCGACAACTGCCGACCGCTCGTCGAAGCAGGCGCCGACTTCCTCGCCGTGGCGGGCGGCGTATGGAACCACAAGAACGGCCCGCAGGCGGCCGTGCGGGCCTTCAACGCCCTCTTCGCGGGCCCACCCTAG
- the genX gene encoding EF-P lysine aminoacylase GenX, with protein MRRSGMTEWRPDRLARRLPRLEARARLQTAIRQWFLDEGFVEVETPILQVAPGAEVHLAGFETDWELPDGEERGRWLHSSPEFAMKKLLAGGVPKLFQFARVFRNAESSALHHPEFTMLEWYRTGVTYDAVMADCASLLRLTAAQELRWQGHVCDPMAEPERLTVAQAFERHAGVDVLATVGSAEKLANASGIAMHAGDTWDDVFFRIMFEKIEPHLGMGRPTMLCEYPISMAALARAKPGDPRVAERFELYACGVELANAFGELTDPQIQRERLQADMDEKERLYGLRWPVDPDFLAALDHGLPDSAGVALGFDRLVMLATGAGHIEEVLWLPVR; from the coding sequence ATGCGAAGGTCGGGCATGACCGAATGGCGTCCCGACAGGCTGGCGCGGCGACTGCCGAGGCTCGAGGCGCGCGCGCGCCTGCAGACGGCGATCCGGCAATGGTTCCTCGACGAGGGCTTCGTCGAGGTCGAGACGCCGATCCTGCAGGTCGCGCCGGGTGCGGAGGTCCATCTCGCGGGCTTCGAGACCGACTGGGAGCTGCCGGATGGCGAGGAGCGCGGACGCTGGCTGCACAGCTCGCCCGAATTCGCCATGAAGAAGCTGCTGGCCGGCGGCGTGCCGAAACTCTTCCAGTTCGCCCGAGTCTTCCGCAACGCCGAGAGCTCGGCGCTGCATCATCCCGAGTTCACCATGCTCGAATGGTACCGTACCGGCGTCACCTACGACGCGGTCATGGCCGATTGCGCCAGCTTGCTGCGCCTGACGGCTGCGCAGGAGCTGCGCTGGCAGGGACATGTCTGCGATCCCATGGCCGAGCCCGAGAGGCTGACGGTGGCTCAGGCGTTCGAGCGTCACGCCGGCGTCGACGTGCTGGCGACGGTCGGCAGCGCCGAAAAACTCGCGAACGCCTCAGGCATTGCCATGCATGCCGGCGACACCTGGGACGACGTGTTCTTCCGCATCATGTTCGAGAAGATCGAACCTCATCTCGGCATGGGCCGGCCGACCATGCTCTGCGAGTATCCGATCTCGATGGCCGCACTGGCGCGTGCCAAGCCGGGCGATCCGCGCGTTGCCGAGCGCTTCGAGCTCTATGCCTGCGGCGTCGAGCTCGCCAACGCCTTCGGCGAGTTGACCGACCCGCAAATCCAGCGTGAGCGGCTGCAGGCCGACATGGACGAGAAAGAGCGTCTCTACGGCCTGCGCTGGCCGGTCGATCCTGACTTCCTTGCCGCGCTGGATCACGGCCTGCCCGACAGCGCCGGCGTCGCGCTCGGCTTCGACCGGCTGGTGATGCTGGCGACCGGCGCGGGTCACATCGAGGAGGTGTTGTGGCTGCCGGTGCGTTGA
- a CDS encoding MmcQ/YjbR family DNA-binding protein: MAMTPRQIDSFCGKLPAATRTVQWEGVIVFKVGGKMFCLIAPKDHSVGRISFKSAPEHYDALSRSPGFRPAPYLARAKWVSVDDPKSLTDSEMKAYLRRAHAVIAAALPKRTRTALGL, translated from the coding sequence ATGGCGATGACTCCCCGACAGATCGATTCCTTCTGCGGCAAGCTGCCGGCGGCGACCCGCACCGTGCAGTGGGAGGGCGTGATCGTCTTCAAGGTCGGCGGCAAGATGTTCTGCCTGATCGCCCCAAAGGACCACTCGGTCGGCCGCATCTCCTTCAAGTCGGCGCCCGAGCACTATGACGCGCTCAGCAGGTCACCCGGCTTCCGGCCAGCACCGTATCTCGCCCGCGCAAAGTGGGTCTCGGTCGACGACCCCAAGTCCCTGACCGATTCCGAGATGAAGGCCTATCTCAGGCGCGCGCATGCCGTGATCGCGGCCGCTCTGCCCAAGAGGACGCGTACGGCTCTGGGACTTTGA
- the efp gene encoding elongation factor P: protein MKVPVNSIRAGNVIEYNGKLWVASKVQHISPGKGGAFVAIEAKALREGNKLQERFRSGETIEQAHIEEREATYLFKDDNGYTFMDKENYEQLTVGSDVLDPDQARWLQDGMEVNVSLHEGTPVGVELPKSVVLAVIEADAVVKGQTASSSYKPAVVEGGIRVMVPPHIAVGTKLVINTEDGSYMERAKD, encoded by the coding sequence ATGAAAGTTCCCGTCAACTCCATCCGTGCCGGTAACGTCATCGAATACAACGGCAAGCTCTGGGTCGCCTCCAAGGTCCAGCACATCAGCCCGGGCAAGGGCGGCGCCTTCGTCGCCATTGAGGCCAAGGCGCTGAGAGAAGGCAACAAGCTGCAGGAGCGCTTCCGCTCGGGCGAGACGATCGAGCAGGCCCATATCGAGGAGCGCGAGGCGACCTACCTGTTCAAGGACGACAATGGCTACACGTTCATGGACAAGGAGAACTACGAGCAGCTCACCGTCGGCTCCGACGTGCTCGATCCCGACCAGGCACGCTGGCTGCAGGACGGCATGGAAGTGAACGTGTCGCTCCATGAAGGCACGCCGGTCGGCGTCGAGTTGCCGAAGTCGGTGGTTCTCGCCGTGATCGAAGCCGATGCGGTGGTGAAGGGTCAAACCGCCTCGTCGTCCTACAAGCCGGCCGTCGTCGAAGGCGGCATCCGTGTCATGGTGCCGCCCCATATCGCCGTCGGCACCAAGCTGGTGATCAACACCGAAGACGGCAGCTACATGGAACGCGCGAAGGACTGA
- a CDS encoding inositol monophosphatase translates to MAPRSATITVMIRAAFAAAKGLKRDFGEVENLQVSEKGPAEFVSRADMQAERTLRAELARTRPEYGFLGEEGGETKGDGRNRWIADPLDGTTNFLHGVPHFAISLALEREGEIVAGVIYQPISDELFWAEKGNGAFIDTPNARSRRLRVSGRKDPARALIGTGIPHIGRGDHAAYQVKLGAVMGRTAGVRRWGSAALDLAFVAAGRYDAFFEYGLAPWDVAAGILLVREAGGLISDTAGGPYALGGPALLASNAALRDAMVEILA, encoded by the coding sequence CTGGCGCCGCGCTCGGCCACCATCACCGTCATGATCCGCGCCGCCTTTGCCGCCGCCAAGGGATTGAAGCGCGATTTCGGCGAGGTCGAGAACCTGCAGGTCTCGGAGAAGGGACCGGCCGAATTCGTCAGCCGCGCCGACATGCAGGCCGAGCGCACGCTGCGCGCCGAGCTCGCGCGCACGCGACCGGAGTATGGCTTCCTCGGAGAGGAAGGGGGCGAGACCAAGGGCGACGGCCGCAATCGCTGGATTGCCGATCCGCTCGACGGCACCACCAATTTCCTGCACGGCGTGCCGCATTTCGCCATCTCCCTGGCGCTCGAGCGCGAGGGCGAGATCGTGGCGGGGGTGATCTATCAGCCGATTTCCGACGAGCTGTTCTGGGCCGAGAAGGGCAACGGCGCCTTCATCGACACGCCGAACGCCCGTTCGCGCCGTCTGCGCGTGTCGGGGCGCAAGGATCCGGCACGCGCACTGATCGGCACGGGCATCCCGCATATCGGCCGCGGCGACCATGCCGCCTATCAGGTCAAGCTCGGCGCCGTGATGGGACGCACGGCGGGCGTGCGCCGCTGGGGCTCGGCAGCGCTCGATCTCGCCTTCGTGGCAGCGGGTCGATACGACGCCTTCTTCGAGTACGGCCTTGCGCCTTGGGACGTGGCCGCCGGCATCCTGCTGGTCCGCGAGGCCGGCGGCCTGATCAGCGACACGGCAGGCGGCCCCTATGCGCTCGGCGGGCCCGCTTTGCTGGCCAGCAATGCCGCCCTGCGCGACGCCATGGTCGAAATCCTGGCCTGA
- a CDS encoding flagellar motor protein MotA, producing MSSPFPYLIRMLIFLAMVGGLVYVLQHDLVRVFLNTPILNGVIMGVLALGIFFVFRQVLLLWPEVKWLRRFQQREGDAPPPPADSVNLLAPMAAMLGTRHDQFRLSPTAARALLDGIATRLDERRELARYLIGLLIFLGLLGTFWGLLETIGAVADAIAGLQVTAGDSLQMFAKLKASIEGPLKGMSIAFGASLFGLSGSLVLGFLELQASQAQGRFHTELEEWLASATSIASGAPAPGGNVSAYVEALLERNAEGVDGLVRTLQHIEESRQTSTASNATLVERLGALAETMRAQQLLLARLAELSIDLRGSVTKLTEQQAPGEGREAALVAQRKLEADVARLADESTRSRVELIEELRALAARVSDRTAADADREALLEQQRRIEAQIARLADDGTHGRVELVQEIRGAVDRMLTVDADRDAMAAHQRNIDAHLARLAEETAHNRSALADELRGEIRLLARTIAASRAPDPDAPPGPSLGPA from the coding sequence ATGAGCAGCCCGTTTCCCTACCTGATTCGCATGCTGATCTTCCTTGCGATGGTCGGGGGGCTCGTCTACGTGCTGCAGCACGACCTGGTGCGGGTCTTCCTCAACACGCCGATCCTCAATGGCGTGATCATGGGCGTGTTGGCGCTCGGCATCTTCTTCGTCTTCCGGCAGGTCTTGCTGCTGTGGCCCGAGGTGAAGTGGCTGCGCCGCTTCCAGCAGCGCGAGGGCGACGCACCGCCTCCGCCCGCGGACTCGGTCAACCTGCTCGCACCGATGGCGGCCATGCTGGGCACGCGTCACGACCAGTTCCGGCTGTCGCCCACGGCGGCGCGAGCGTTGCTCGACGGCATCGCAACGCGACTCGACGAACGTCGCGAGCTGGCGCGTTACCTGATCGGGCTCCTGATCTTCCTCGGCCTGCTCGGCACCTTCTGGGGGTTGCTCGAGACGATCGGTGCGGTCGCCGACGCGATCGCCGGGCTGCAGGTGACGGCCGGTGATTCGCTGCAGATGTTCGCCAAGCTGAAGGCCAGCATCGAGGGACCGCTCAAGGGCATGTCGATCGCCTTTGGCGCCTCGCTCTTCGGCCTCTCGGGTTCGCTGGTACTGGGTTTCCTCGAACTGCAAGCGAGCCAGGCGCAGGGCCGTTTCCATACCGAACTGGAGGAGTGGCTGGCCAGCGCGACGAGCATCGCCAGCGGCGCGCCCGCTCCGGGCGGCAACGTGTCGGCCTATGTCGAGGCGCTGCTGGAACGCAACGCCGAGGGCGTGGACGGGCTGGTGCGTACGCTGCAGCACATCGAGGAGAGCCGACAGACTTCGACGGCGAGCAACGCCACACTGGTCGAGCGGCTGGGCGCGCTGGCCGAGACCATGCGGGCCCAGCAACTCCTGCTGGCGCGGCTGGCCGAGCTGTCGATCGACCTCCGCGGCTCGGTCACCAAGCTGACCGAGCAGCAGGCGCCGGGCGAGGGCCGCGAGGCGGCTCTCGTGGCGCAACGCAAACTGGAAGCGGATGTGGCGCGGCTCGCCGACGAATCGACGCGCAGTCGCGTTGAACTGATCGAGGAGCTTCGCGCGCTCGCCGCGCGCGTTTCCGATCGGACGGCCGCCGACGCCGACCGAGAGGCATTGCTCGAGCAACAGCGGAGGATCGAGGCGCAGATCGCTCGGCTGGCCGACGATGGCACGCACGGACGCGTCGAGTTGGTGCAGGAGATCCGCGGTGCCGTCGACCGCATGCTGACGGTGGACGCCGACCGCGACGCCATGGCGGCCCATCAGCGCAACATCGACGCCCATCTCGCCCGTCTTGCCGAGGAGACCGCGCACAACCGCAGCGCCCTTGCCGACGAGCTGCGCGGCGAGATCAGGTTGCTGGCACGCACGATCGCGGCCAGCCGCGCGCCCGACCCCGATGCACCGCCGGGGCCGAGCCTGGGTCCAGCCTAG
- a CDS encoding peptidoglycan -binding protein encodes MAAISHRRSGGADYTWPGYVDALTTLLMVLVFLLSVFSVAQFTLSDALSNKDTAIDSLNRQIGALAEQLAIEKRSTQTLQKDIEQLTLQIGQARAERDRLSADLAAQRRTSDTLKVERDQLSERLTSMLAERDRLAAALQENTRVAAAKAADLEKEIERQRLELTRLAASLAAANNEKGKLFQDLTEEQKLAAEEKAKVVRMTAELNALREELTKLNVVLEAADAKAKEQQAQIVDLGRQLNRALASKVEELARYRSEFFGKLREALAGQRDVQIVGDRFVFQSEVLFPSGSAELQPAGARQLARVAQRLIEISASIPKDINWVLQVDGHTDNKPINTRAFPSNWELSAARAIAVVKFLHSEGIPNERLAAAGYGEYQPLSIIDSARNRRIELKLTNR; translated from the coding sequence ATGGCCGCCATCTCGCACCGACGGTCCGGGGGTGCCGACTACACTTGGCCGGGCTACGTCGATGCGCTGACGACGCTGCTCATGGTGTTGGTGTTCCTGCTGTCGGTGTTCAGCGTCGCCCAATTCACCCTGTCGGACGCGCTGAGCAACAAGGACACCGCGATCGATTCGCTCAACCGCCAGATCGGCGCGCTGGCCGAGCAGCTCGCCATCGAGAAGCGTTCGACGCAGACCCTGCAGAAGGATATCGAGCAGTTGACCTTGCAGATCGGCCAGGCGCGCGCCGAGCGCGACCGGCTGAGCGCCGATCTTGCCGCGCAACGCCGCACGTCCGACACGCTGAAGGTCGAACGCGACCAGTTGAGCGAGCGCTTGACCTCGATGCTCGCCGAACGCGACCGGCTCGCCGCCGCCTTGCAGGAAAACACCAGGGTCGCCGCGGCCAAGGCCGCCGACCTCGAGAAGGAGATCGAGCGTCAGCGGCTCGAGCTGACCCGGCTCGCCGCCTCCCTTGCGGCTGCCAACAACGAGAAGGGCAAGCTCTTCCAGGACCTCACCGAGGAGCAGAAGCTTGCCGCCGAGGAGAAGGCCAAGGTCGTGCGCATGACCGCCGAGCTCAACGCGCTCAGGGAGGAACTCACCAAGCTCAACGTCGTCCTCGAGGCGGCCGACGCCAAGGCCAAGGAGCAGCAGGCGCAGATCGTCGACCTCGGCCGCCAGCTCAATCGCGCGCTCGCCAGCAAGGTCGAGGAGCTGGCGCGCTACCGCTCGGAATTCTTCGGCAAGCTGCGCGAGGCGCTGGCCGGTCAGCGCGACGTCCAGATCGTCGGCGACCGCTTCGTATTCCAGTCGGAGGTGCTGTTCCCGTCGGGCTCGGCCGAGTTGCAGCCGGCCGGCGCGCGGCAGCTCGCCAGAGTCGCGCAGCGGCTGATCGAGATCAGCGCCAGCATCCCCAAGGACATCAACTGGGTGCTGCAGGTCGACGGCCACACCGACAACAAGCCCATCAACACCCGTGCCTTTCCTTCGAATTGGGAACTGTCAGCCGCCCGCGCCATCGCCGTGGTCAAGTTCCTGCACAGTGAGGGCATCCCCAACGAGCGCCTTGCCGCCGCGGGTTACGGCGAGTACCAGCCGCTGTCGATCATCGACAGCGCCCGCAACCGGCGCATCGAGCTGAAGCTCACCAACCGCTGA
- a CDS encoding DUF1489 domain-containing protein: MVLHLIKLAVGVDDLAHMKKLQAARRKQRRQSPRSPHWVYTRNTPRRAEELLGGGSLYWVVRGVISCRQELVGFEEHIDEEDGRKYCRIKVKRGLVRTAPRACKAFQGWRYLKPDSAPPDLAKGDSGDMPPEMAAELRRLGLL; this comes from the coding sequence ATGGTGCTGCATCTGATCAAGCTGGCGGTCGGCGTCGACGACCTTGCCCACATGAAGAAGCTCCAGGCCGCGAGGCGCAAGCAGCGCCGCCAGAGTCCACGCTCGCCGCACTGGGTCTATACCCGCAACACGCCGCGTCGTGCCGAGGAGCTGCTCGGCGGCGGCTCGCTCTACTGGGTGGTGCGCGGCGTCATTTCCTGCCGGCAGGAGCTTGTTGGGTTCGAGGAGCACATCGACGAGGAGGATGGCCGCAAGTACTGCCGCATCAAGGTCAAGCGCGGTCTGGTGCGGACCGCTCCGCGCGCCTGCAAGGCCTTCCAGGGATGGCGCTACCTGAAGCCCGACAGCGCGCCGCCCGATCTCGCCAAGGGTGACAGCGGCGACATGCCGCCCGAGATGGCGGCGGAGCTGCGGCGACTCGGCTTACTCTGA